A single genomic interval of Stieleria maiorica harbors:
- a CDS encoding aminoglycoside phosphotransferase family protein: MIPAPLRKQLTEQRGVHQLTPMPPGLSGARVFRCDGDETLVLRCWPQGTAPNRVHEIHSVIATVASTFQLLPKYKPIDSRGWTYTVDASGLIWELATWMPGRPLTDDASLQLIGRGTRAIADLHQALTHVPSGALPSQFRTAPALAERLQRIAWLDEQLPRTLSANLDGRVHPSVAAALERARGVLQHKWPATATRLSAALAPLARRRWPLQYVVRDIHREHVLFSGGAVSGIIDFDALRIDTVAVDLARWAASFTHASRTLEDVIDRVLADYRAATPFPNRPAGSQGDTPSAAPGSVAKPDRIGQADRILGRPLGPETDFGASDSAEFRTLVLLIAESSLWISLANWVVWLVGESRQFPDLQLVSERLRRLIESVDG; the protein is encoded by the coding sequence ATGATCCCTGCGCCCCTTCGCAAGCAACTTACCGAACAGCGCGGTGTGCATCAGCTCACGCCGATGCCACCGGGACTGAGCGGCGCGCGGGTGTTTCGATGCGACGGAGACGAAACGCTGGTGCTGCGCTGTTGGCCGCAGGGGACTGCTCCGAACCGCGTCCACGAAATCCACTCAGTGATCGCAACCGTCGCATCGACGTTCCAATTGCTACCAAAGTACAAGCCGATCGATTCACGCGGATGGACGTACACCGTCGACGCGTCGGGTCTGATTTGGGAGCTGGCCACTTGGATGCCGGGGCGACCACTGACCGACGACGCGTCGCTGCAGTTGATCGGCCGTGGCACCCGCGCGATCGCCGACCTGCACCAAGCGCTCACACACGTGCCCAGCGGGGCTTTGCCCTCGCAATTTCGAACGGCCCCCGCGCTCGCCGAGCGGTTGCAGCGGATCGCCTGGCTGGACGAGCAGCTGCCGCGCACTCTGAGCGCGAATCTGGACGGCCGGGTTCACCCAAGTGTCGCCGCGGCGTTGGAGCGGGCCAGAGGCGTGTTGCAGCACAAATGGCCAGCCACCGCGACGCGATTGTCCGCGGCCCTGGCCCCGTTGGCTCGTCGCCGCTGGCCGCTGCAGTACGTTGTCCGGGACATCCACCGCGAACACGTGCTCTTTTCAGGAGGCGCAGTCAGCGGAATCATTGATTTTGACGCCTTGCGAATCGACACGGTCGCGGTCGATCTGGCCCGCTGGGCGGCCAGCTTCACCCACGCTTCCCGCACGTTGGAGGACGTGATCGACCGAGTTTTGGCGGATTACCGTGCCGCAACGCCATTTCCAAATCGGCCCGCTGGCAGCCAAGGCGACACCCCATCGGCCGCCCCCGGGTCAGTTGCCAAGCCGGATCGGATCGGCCAAGCTGACCGGATTCTGGGCCGGCCACTCGGGCCGGAAACCGATTTCGGGGCGTCTGACAGTGCGGAGTTTCGTACACTGGTACTGCTGATTGCCGAGTCATCACTTTGGATCAGCCTGGCAAACTGGGTTGTCTGGTTGGTTGGCGAGTCGAGACAATTCCCTGA